One Malus domestica chromosome 11, GDT2T_hap1 genomic region harbors:
- the LOC139189416 gene encoding uncharacterized protein, with amino-acid sequence MVVFVTIETSIEDMDPNLVAAWWLFMLATEFSVHCFQWEPIRSVFYSYFSSSGYTKTAKYYYTLPNDRTYKLMVADSDFWTLNRVVLVYIVDDVQLINSAPYIEIQASANSFDIPHRSAPNIEIQASTNSFDIPHMSDPFGIFEGFLKQAYEGDREQDNLVEDLEMLKQTTKILMALEVVLAHHMKKGVQTSSDIYGCVNGGQIRFPIRERYEVQGMCTNEGCPWVIYASKIDQSSALIMKTLNDVHTCPRKEKLRLCTSTWLSHRYAEDLLDNPKWEVSKFQQTVHKQYKLHVTPAQLYKARSLTAEKSEGAYVEQYARLWDHCEELKRRNPVSTILVKTEMEGGRPRFQRLYVCFAALKRGFLEGCRPVVGLDGCHIKGPHPGQLLAAIGIDANNGMYPVAYAIVEIEDRRTWTWFLELLITDLGIENGHAWVFTPDKQKGLIKAVKDLIPTAEHVHCVRRLYNNFKKTHVGIALKQILWSAFQDLKQR; translated from the exons ATGGTGGTGTTTGTTACAATAGAGACTTCTATAGAGGACATGGACCCTAATTTAGTGGCTGCATGGTGGCTGTTTATGCTTGCCACCGAATTCAGTGTCCACTGTTTCCAATGGGAACCAATAAGATCAGTGTTCTATAGCTATTTTTCTAGTAGCGGGTATACTAAGACTGCTAAGTACTATTACACATTGCCAAATGACAGAACTTACAAGCTCATGGTTGCTGATAGTGATTTTTGGACTCTAAATAGAGTGGTACTTGTGTACATTGTTGATGATGTCCAACTGATCAATTCAGCCCCATACATTGAAATTCAAGCTTCAGCAAACTCTTTTGACATTCCTCACAGGTCGGCCCCAAACATTGAAATTCAAGCTTCAACAAACTCTTTTGACATTCCTCACATGTCTGATCCTTTTGGCATATTTGAGGGATTTTTGAAGCAAGCTTATGAAGGAGATCGGGAACAAGACAATCTTGTTGAG GATTTGGAGATGTTGAAACAGACTACGAAGATTCTGATGGCTTTAGAAGTGGTTCTAGCTCATCATATGAAG AAAGGAGTTCAAACAAGCAGTGACATTTATGGTTGTGTGAATGGAGGACAAATAAGATTCCCAATAAGAGAGCGTTATGAAGTTCAGGGTATGTGTACAAATGAGGGATGTCCATGGGTGATTTATGCAAGCAAAATAGATCAGAGCTCTGCACTTATAATGAAAACACTCAATGATGTCCATACATGCCCGAGAAAGGAAAAGCTCAGACTATGCACCTCAACTTGGTTATCACATAGGTATGCTGAGGATTTGCTTGACAATCCTAAATGGGAAGTGTCAAAATTTCAACAAACTGTTCATAAACAATACAAGTTGCACGTAACACCGGCTCAACTTTATAAAGCACGGTCATTAACAGCTGAGAAGAGTGAAGGGGCTTATGTGGAGCAATATGCAAGGTTATGGGATCATTGTGAGGAGCTCAAGCGAAGAAATCCTGTGAGTACAATTTTGGTGAAGACTGAAATGGAAGGAGGAAGGCCTAGGTTTCAGAGGTTGTATGTATGCTTTGCAGCATTGAAAAGAGGCTTTTTGGAAGGTTGTAGGCCAGTGGTGGGATTGGATGGATGCCACATTAAAGGTCCACATCCAGGCCAATTGCTTGCTGCCATTGGTATAGATGCCAACAATGGCATGTATCCAGTAGCATATGCAATTGTTGAAATTGAAGATAGAAGAACTTGGACTTGGTTTCTCGAGCTACTCATCACTGATTTGGGTATTGAAAATGGGCATGCTTGGGTCTTTACGCCAGACAAACAAAAGGGGTTAATAAAAGCTGTGAAGGACCTTATTCCAACTGCTGAACATGTACATTGTGTTCGACGCTTATATAACAATTTCAAGAAAACACACGTTGGCATTGCATTGAAACAAATTCTTTGGTCAGCATTCCAGGATTTAAAGCAGAGATGA
- the LOC103417570 gene encoding uncharacterized protein isoform X2: MHKDRTIGQLICQKHADQLPTPWYKLNLVLEDETSEMNALIIGKSGEKLLGTTCRHLVRVYSHTLGAISKVYRGKAFSKTLHMQYSLTWNLLDFRLSESCDFVIIFHGISFVLVSSLSISLLNCMDDKRKYKGMHLAPTFEVPPMSRHPKTGD; this comes from the exons ATGCACAAAGATCGAACAATTGGGCAATTGatttgtcaaaaacatgcagACCAGCTACCAACTCCTTG GTACAAACTAAACTTGGTCCTTGAGGACGAAACCAGTGAAATGAATGCTTTAATTATTGGCAAATCTGGTGAGAAGCTTTTGGGCACAACCTGCAGACATTTAGTTCGGGTTTACTCACATACTCTG GGGGCGATTTCTAAAGTATATAGAGGCAAAGCTTTCTCCAAGACCCTCCATATGCAATATTCTTTGACATgg AATCTACTCGATTTTAGATTGTCTGAGTCCTGCGATTTTGTGATAATCTTCCATG GTATTTCCTTTGTTTTGG TTTCTTCTCTCTCCATATCTCTCCTCAACTGCATGGATGACAAGAGGAAGTACAAAGGGATGCATTTGGCTCCCACTTTTGAGGTTCCTCCCATGAGCAGGCACCCAAAAACTGGCGACTG A
- the LOC103417570 gene encoding uncharacterized protein isoform X7: MNALIIGKSGEKLLGTTCRHLVRVYSHTLGAISKVYRGKAFSKTLHMQYSLTWNLLDFRLSESCDFVIIFHGISFVLVSSLSISLLNCMDDKRKYKGMHLAPTFEVPPMSRHPKTGD, encoded by the exons ATGAATGCTTTAATTATTGGCAAATCTGGTGAGAAGCTTTTGGGCACAACCTGCAGACATTTAGTTCGGGTTTACTCACATACTCTG GGGGCGATTTCTAAAGTATATAGAGGCAAAGCTTTCTCCAAGACCCTCCATATGCAATATTCTTTGACATgg AATCTACTCGATTTTAGATTGTCTGAGTCCTGCGATTTTGTGATAATCTTCCATG GTATTTCCTTTGTTTTGG TTTCTTCTCTCTCCATATCTCTCCTCAACTGCATGGATGACAAGAGGAAGTACAAAGGGATGCATTTGGCTCCCACTTTTGAGGTTCCTCCCATGAGCAGGCACCCAAAAACTGGCGACTG A
- the LOC103417570 gene encoding uncharacterized protein isoform X5, producing MHKDRTIGQLICQKHADQLPTPWYKLNLVLEDETSEMNALIIGKSGEKLLGTTCRHLVRVYSHTLGAISKVYRGKAFSKTLHMQYSLTWVFPLFWFLLSPYLSSTAWMTRGSTKGCIWLPLLRFLP from the exons ATGCACAAAGATCGAACAATTGGGCAATTGatttgtcaaaaacatgcagACCAGCTACCAACTCCTTG GTACAAACTAAACTTGGTCCTTGAGGACGAAACCAGTGAAATGAATGCTTTAATTATTGGCAAATCTGGTGAGAAGCTTTTGGGCACAACCTGCAGACATTTAGTTCGGGTTTACTCACATACTCTG GGGGCGATTTCTAAAGTATATAGAGGCAAAGCTTTCTCCAAGACCCTCCATATGCAATATTCTTTGACATgg GTATTTCCTTTGTTTTGG TTTCTTCTCTCTCCATATCTCTCCTCAACTGCATGGATGACAAGAGGAAGTACAAAGGGATGCATTTGGCTCCCACTTTTGAGGTTCCTCCCATGA
- the LOC103417570 gene encoding uncharacterized protein isoform X4, with protein MHKDRTIGQLICQKHADQLPTPWYKLNLVLEDETSEMNALIIGKSGEKLLGTTCRHLVRVYSHTLGAISKVYRGKAFSKTLHMQYSLTWNLLDFRLSESCDFVIIFHGISFVLAAWMTRGSTKGCIWLPLLRFLP; from the exons ATGCACAAAGATCGAACAATTGGGCAATTGatttgtcaaaaacatgcagACCAGCTACCAACTCCTTG GTACAAACTAAACTTGGTCCTTGAGGACGAAACCAGTGAAATGAATGCTTTAATTATTGGCAAATCTGGTGAGAAGCTTTTGGGCACAACCTGCAGACATTTAGTTCGGGTTTACTCACATACTCTG GGGGCGATTTCTAAAGTATATAGAGGCAAAGCTTTCTCCAAGACCCTCCATATGCAATATTCTTTGACATgg AATCTACTCGATTTTAGATTGTCTGAGTCCTGCGATTTTGTGATAATCTTCCATG GTATTTCCTTTGTTTTGG CTGCATGGATGACAAGAGGAAGTACAAAGGGATGCATTTGGCTCCCACTTTTGAGGTTCCTCCCATGA
- the LOC103417570 gene encoding uncharacterized protein isoform X6 gives MHKDRTIGQLICQKHADQLPTPWYKLNLVLEDETSEMNALIIGKSGEKLLGTTCRHLVRVYSHTLGAISKVYRGKAFSKTLHMQYSLTWNLLDFRLSESCDFVIIFHGISFVLEEVQRDAFGSHF, from the exons ATGCACAAAGATCGAACAATTGGGCAATTGatttgtcaaaaacatgcagACCAGCTACCAACTCCTTG GTACAAACTAAACTTGGTCCTTGAGGACGAAACCAGTGAAATGAATGCTTTAATTATTGGCAAATCTGGTGAGAAGCTTTTGGGCACAACCTGCAGACATTTAGTTCGGGTTTACTCACATACTCTG GGGGCGATTTCTAAAGTATATAGAGGCAAAGCTTTCTCCAAGACCCTCCATATGCAATATTCTTTGACATgg AATCTACTCGATTTTAGATTGTCTGAGTCCTGCGATTTTGTGATAATCTTCCATG GTATTTCCTTTGTTTTGG AGGAAGTACAAAGGGATGCATTTGGCTCCCACTTTTGA